The genomic window CTCTTCTGCCCAATCATTAgctgatcagcttttattgacaaggcagagaataaatggtgagcattgtttacacaaacttgaaaTAGATATTTGGGataagcattacaatgccatGTCTGAATTGCAACAAGGTGTGAGGGCAGAGAAATAAGCACTTGATTaatacaaggataatctttacacaaTGTACAAAGGCATTGTGCCtgcaaaaattaataaatcttttctacaaaaataaaataaataataacacatGCAGGTGAACATATTCGAACCAAAGTGAACCATatttactgctggtgggaatgcaaattaatccaacTTCTATGGAAGTTTCCCAAAACACTACAATTAGATCTCTCATATGCACCATGTATTCCTCCTGAAAGCCTCTAAGTCACATATCACAGAGATAGTTGCACATCAATATTTATTGCCACAccattcatattttgttttgtttttcaagctaTGCACCTCCCTCCAACAATAGGGTAGGGAGTACCAAAGGACCAATTCAATCTATAAATTAGGCTTCCAAGATGAGGTGACAGCCAGTACTTAGACCCAATCTCCTGGGGGGAGGGATGCTCAATCTAAGTGATGTTTGGTTAGACTTAGCTGCCTCTGCCTGGATGAGGCctaacgagagagagagagagagagagagagagagagagagagagaacaaaaataaatgctaTATGCTATATGATCTGTATCAACAGAATAACCTGGTCCAGGCAGAAAGTAATGGAAATTTCCAAGTATTCAGAGTCTTTGTCAGTCAATCAGTTCAAAATGAGGTTGAAGAGAAGAAAGTTAATGAATGTGCATTTACTTTTGGTGATACTTTTGGTGGGAACAGGCTCTTTACATCAGGGTATGTTCTTAGATCCTATCGATTCTTGAGTGATCCCACTGACATCTCATAAGGACCTTGCTGATGCAGTTAACCGGGCCACAGGCTACCATGGCCTACCCAGACTCCTTTGTATTCTAACATCACTAGTATGCCAACAGACACTGCGAGTTCTCTCTTTATTGCACGTTGAAAGGGCTAGTCCTGTAGGACCAGATAGTGGAAGGCTGATGAGAAAGGTACTATGAGGAGGATGGTAATAAAGTTCTGGTTAGGACACAGTCTGATACCGATGCTGCTTTTATCTCAGGCCTCCCTATCACCATGATACCTGTATAACAATTTCCTCTGATATAAAACCGCTATCTTGTAGGGAAGCTTATTAAGACACAAGATGTTAAAAAGATAGGTGAAAACTCCATCCTGCAACGAAGCTTTTAAAAATCAGGTAAATAACTCAAAAAACATCAGGATGTCCCTGAAACTGCCTAGCCCCACTTCTCCCTCAAGCTTACATAAGCTGTAAAGACTAATCAGAGAGTGTCTCAAACAAGCTGAACCACAATGAAGAGTCTCGGACTAGCTGAGCCACATAAAGAAGAAGAGATCAGCCAAGCTCCTTGAAAGAAGCTCAGACCACCTGATTAACCTGAATTTAACCTAATTTCCTAACTTATTAAGCTGGCTGCCAGTTGTAAAGTTCACTTCACATTTCTAGACCTGTTACCAATGCTTTGCTGATGCAGCTGTttttgagttatttctgctcctgtaactaACCTTAATGAATTAACTtgttggttcaccaagttggatttTTGTAGTGACCTTACTCAGACCTTTGTCCATTCCCTATATGTGATAGAAGATGTTGATTCACATGTCCCCAGTAATAGTGTCACACAGCACCTAAATACTCCAGAGCTGCACTCAGGTTTCTGACTCAAATTTGGCACCACCAAAGTCTGAGCTTTCACCAACCCCCAATTTGCCGTTTTTCCAGTTTCCCTGGCTGTTTTCTTCCAAGACTATCCTATGTAGTTGATAACAACACCAAATACCCACCCCCACTGACGTGACTGTGCTGAATAGGTATGATACACATAAAGAAATCTTCCTCCTATCCTTCTGTTGTGGGCCTGAGGCATCTATCCAGCTCTGACTTGGCCAATGGAACAGAACATCTTCgaggatgtacacacacacctggcAAAAGATGTCTTAAGGGGATGAGTTCGCCCTGCCCTCTGGATTCTGATAGGGTATCTCCACTCATGGCAAGAATATAAGGTACCTCTGAATATGGTAGGGGGCCTATATTGATGCTCCTACCCCTTAAGTATCAAAAGGACAGTGGTTAACTCTATGGCTTCAAGACCTAGCAGAGTATCCTCGTCTTATATTTCCAAATGCATCAGCAGCTGTGGCAGCCGTCTCTGCCACAGCAGCATCTTGGTCATCATCTTGCATCGTCACTCACACTTCTTCCACACCCTAAGAGGAACCCAGAGCCCCTCACCACCTGACCGCCTCCAAGCAGGAAGCACAATCCTCCAATGCGGGAAACATAGGAGAAGTTCTACCCCTCAAAGCACTTGCGGCTTTGCTGAGCATGCAAATACATCTCTTCCTTATGACAAAGGCCAAGCTTGTGTCCTGGATTCCAAACAGAGGCTGCTGCTGTAACAGATAGTTTCTATATGCCCACCTCGCTTTTGGAACACCGTAATCGAGGGCCATGATAAGCTTACCCTTTCAATCACACTAATCAGTGTCACTAGGCAATGCCAGGTGAAGAGAACTGAATTATAATTGCATGTGAGGATGTCATGATCAATGCAGAAACGTTTGGGCAGAACAGTAGGTCAAAACTGACATAGCAGAGTCTTAACCTGTCAGGGTGTTAGAGACAGGGCCGCTGGTCAGTCAGCTTGCTCAGGTTCTCTGAATACCCGACTCCTGCAACCTGACTGAGCTTCCTAAAGCTTCAAGTTTGTTAGGATCAGTGCCATTCGTGGGTGGAACAGCCTGGAGGGAACCTATATTGAAGGGTCCCATATAAGTCCCTATACAACCTGTACAAGTCCCCTGAGAAAGAGCTGTGTGAAACAGCTGTACTTTGCGGGCTCTCCGAGATGCTGAGCCCCCACCTTCTCCCCTCCCCGCAGAGTCTGGGCAGAACGCTAAATTAAAGGGAACCAACCCTCGCGAGATCTTGTTTGCGCATGCGCAGTGCGCCTCACGTGCTGTTCCGTGTATAAACCCGCTGCGCTTGGCACAAGAACTTCCTATTTTTAGTCGAATTGAGGGTGGTACGGTTGCGGTTGCGTTAGTGACAGGATTGGGGCGCTGAGGGAAAAGCCAGAGTAGTCATGCAGGACCCTGTTGAGGGCTTAGATGGGAGAGCAGGGGTTGAAGAAGGTGAGGATAGCCAACGGAGGCCTCAAGCTCCCGATGTCCAGGTTAGCTCTCAAAATTCGACAACTGAAGGTGACCATGGCAACTTCCCTCAGAGTTGCCCACAAGATTCTGGGAGCCCAGCTGCTCCTGGGACACCGGCTGCTCCTGGAAGTCAGGCTGCTCCAGGCAGCCCCAGCCCAGGGAGTGCTGTAGGGtctggagcagcagctgaagaGGCAGCTCCCCACAGCGAGCAGGTGCCACTTGCCCCTGGACCCAGCGGAGATACTGCATCAACAACTGGAAATCGACTCCTGGAGTTGTATCTTTTCCTAGGCGACCATGGCAGGGGCTACAGGAAGATTAGGAGGCTAAAACTTCCATGGAAGTTTTTCGGTGCACAGCTGActagagaaaggacagacagGTGCAGTGTGGGCAGTCATGACAGGACAAGGAGACTCCTTTCCTGAGAGGGCTGAAGAGTGTAGAATAAGACCAGAACCACTGAGGAGGCAGGAGGTGACTGGGCTTGGGTTACAGGAGGGTTCATTCCCAGGCAGGCCTAGTAGGTATATCCAGGCAAAAGTAGAGTATGCAGTGGATGGTGCCTTAACATTATCTCCTCCTAGCTCTGTAACAGTGCCTTTCCGGACTGCAGTGGAGGCAGACATGGCCCGCAGGTCCCTGGTCGCCAATGCCCGTCGCCAGCAAGTGATGGTTCAACAGGAGTTCACGGTGAATGACAGGATCCTGGCTGTGTCAGTATTCCAAAAGTGTGGAGGGGGTGGCCTCAGGGTTGGGAGGCAATGTGCACTCTAGTGGAGCCCTAAGGGAGACACTGGTAGATTATATGTAAGCAGGAAGGCAGTAGGTGGCGGACCTGAACAGATAGATCCCTGATCATTTCCCTGAcggtgtctctttctctctcaatttTAGTAGGTGGACTACTGAAGACCCTGTCCTCTTCCGAATTTCCATCAACACTTTCCTTGACCAGCTCTCCCTGGTGATGAGAAACATTCAGCGCCTGGAGTTTGTGGCTGTTGTCAAACGGGGACGAGGAAGAAGTCGCGAATCCTAACATGTTACCAGATACAAGAAAAGTCAGAAGTGTTTCCTGTTTTGAGCAATTGTTATTTTGAACTTAAACTTCAGCACTTCAATGCTCTGTGCTCCATATCAGTCAGTCTCTTGGTTACATTGTTTCTCGGTTGCTGAAGGAGTGGTTGTTTAAATgttactgaaaaaataaaaaataacaaatgtttTTCATCTGATTTTACTTTAATATAGCAGAAACCTCCAGATTTCTCATCTATGTGCTTCTGTGGAGTTCTGGAATATAAATGTTTGAGTAGTCTAAAGTAATTTAAGACAGTTTGGGATATGgaaggaaaattaaattaaataaattaatttaatgtaATTAAGAGTCTTAGAGCGTTTAAtggagttattttttttaattttagcatgCAATacaggttatttcttcttgcataCACACTtgggtttttcttgttttgtttcttgtgctCTCTTCCTTGCCCTTCCTTTCTCTACATCTATCCCAGCCTTAACCCTTTCATCTTCAGTATccctctcctttttattttcatatcagATATGTTCTGTCACTCTTTCTATTCCTTccttaatgtttatttttcaattcTCTGGACCCTCTACTTTACTGGAATCTACTTACACTAAGtgccacataaatatataaaaattagaagGTAACTTTTTACATTGAACATTTTGAGTTTTTACTTCTGAGCCTTGATTTTCTTTGCTTAATATATTTTACAGCTCATCCATTTTCTTGCAATATATGAATTTTTTGATGGGTGAATAAAATTACCTGtgccacattttcattttctgttctccTGTTGATAAACACATAGGCTGATTCCAATATTTAGCTAATATTAATCGAGTTGCAAATTAACAAGAATAAGATGAGCAAGTGCCTTTGTAGCAGGATGTAAACTGTTAGATATTTGTTCAGGAGTGCCATATCAGCGTCTTAAGTAGCtgtatttttagctttttgagaaacCTGCATGCCAGTGTACTAGCTTACAATGGCAATCAatgagatttcccctttccccacatcTTCAGCAGCATCTGTTATCATTTGTTGTCTTGATAATAGTCATTCTAACTGGGCTAATAAGACAGATTCTCAGTGCAGTTTTAATGTGTTTCCCTATGTGGTTCTGTCAGTAGTTAGCCTAATATCCTGACCAActggagtcctattcagaaagCCTTTACCTATGCCTCCATCTTGAAGTGTTTGTTACTATTCTTTTCCTAAATTATAGAACAGTTTTTAAAGCATTAGTATTAGTTTTCCTTTAAAGATCTAGAATTCAGCAGTGGCATTCAGCAGTGAAAAATTTCACCTGGACATGAAATTTTTAGTCTTAAGGTATTATTATGCTTCTTCAATCTTATAACTTGTCATTGATTTGTTTACATTATTTGTCTAGTTTTTGGCTTAGTTTTAGTAGTTCATATACATCTAGAAATTCATCcacttattttagattttattttatatttaccagTTTGGTAAAGCATGTGTTTTTAAGGTTTAGAGCTGGATGTTCTGAGTTTCGTTACTATTTGTCAACATGgctcccttttcatctctaaacctttaaatcttttattattattttacatattttttactGTGTATGTATTGTTTACTGTGCATTGTGGACAATTGTGTGGAGCtagtttctctctttccacctttacaTTAATTCCAGttatcaaactcaggctgtcaagtTTGTGAAGCAATGGCTTTAGTTCAATAAGCCATCTTGCCTCCCTTTACTCTGGGCTTAACAATTTTTTCCTTTCCATCTACTGATTTGTGGGCTAACATGTTCTTTTTCCAAGGAccatatcatttatttatttgatagcTCTGATTTCACAGAAGTGGAACAGGAGGGAATTGTGCTCTCAttcatgtgtggaggccagggatTGATTTCACTGAACATGAAACTTCCCAATTTAGCCAGAATGCCTTGGCTAGCAAGTTCCCTTCATTGCCTTCTCAGTTCTGGGATAAAAGCATGGGCCATTGCACCTGgctcctttccccccccccccccacaaataCTGGAGctacaaactcaggtcctcatgttcccagagcaagcactttatcagctGAACTATTTTCCCAGCCCTGAAATATCTCAGCTTTCTTAATATAGGCCCTGACACCTATAAACTACTTCTTAGGACTGTTTTCATTCTATCCCCTGAATTTTAGAatattgtattttcatttatttctagaaatttcttgAATTCCTTGATTCCTTTAATGAACTAGTAGTCAGCATACAATGGTATGTTGT from Apodemus sylvaticus chromosome X, mApoSyl1.1, whole genome shotgun sequence includes these protein-coding regions:
- the LOC127675775 gene encoding EKC/KEOPS complex subunit LAGE3-like is translated as MQDPVEGLDGRAGVEEGEDSQRRPQAPDVQVSSQNSTTEGDHGNFPQSCPQDSGSPAAPGTPAAPGSQAAPGSPSPGSAVGSGAAAEEAAPHSEQVPLAPGPSGDTASTTGNRLLEFSVTVPFRTAVEADMARRSLVANARRQQVMVQQEFTVNDRILAVRWTTEDPVLFRISINTFLDQLSLVMRNIQRLEFVAVVKRGRGRSRES